The Ascaphus truei isolate aAscTru1 chromosome 11, aAscTru1.hap1, whole genome shotgun sequence genome includes a window with the following:
- the LOC142463615 gene encoding guanylate-binding protein 7-like isoform X2 yields the protein MEPDTGLLFHFLSESGLGYRKHCCVPDKAATETRLWGSEARSVRSLAVSRDEQFEITMDLSGKMAAPVCLIENSPEGKFVVGPTAKEILSKITQPVVVVAIVGLYRTGKSYLMNKLAGVNKGFELGATIQSHTKGIWMWCVPHPVKKDHTLVLLDTEGLGDVEKGDTKNDTMIFCLAVLLSSALVYNSKGTIDNDAIQKLHYVKELSDRIKVKSSDNEDDEAEFSRHFPIFIWTVRDFSLRLELEGLPVTEDEYLENALKLQKPETSLRAQNFNFPRKCLHMYFGIRKCFVFDRPVADNEILQKVEEEPEENLSPAFVAQSKKFCDYIFNNAEAKYLNGIHRVTGTILGGLTETYIKTISSGEITCMENAVLSLSESENKAAVQEASKHYEKEMRERAVFPTETMKQFMDLSGECEKEALQIFMSRSFKDKDHQFQTELMGIVQKEKREFSRQNEAASQKYCQSLIKKHSEDLEKAVSDASYSVPGGHQKFKAVMTQIVEKYNKEPGKGIQAEEVLQEFLKSKETIGITILRSDEALTEKEKEMEEVKAEAEAREMEKLVSEEKAAQEKQVMEDHKRTFEENMKQLHNKMEMERRKMQDDMDRIMFEKRREQQHYLREGFPDQANMYKAQIDGLQKEKGDMDDPAWYTPIVESFKSVVKTILPDVFAVGGDILKKGIQNYKVNL from the exons TTGAGATAACAATGGATTTGAGTGGGAAGATGGCAGCCCCAGTCTGCCTCATTGAAAACTCCCCGGAAGGAAAGTTCGTTGTGGGCCCCACAGCCAAGGAGATCCTGTCCAAAATCACACAGCCCGTGGTGGTGGTGGCAATTGTCGGCTTGTATCGCACGGGAAAATCCTACCTCATGAACAAGCTGGCTGGAGTGAATAAAG GGTTTGAGCTTGGTGCCACCATCCAATCCCACACAAAAGGCATCTGGATGTGGTGTGTCCCACACCCCGTTAAAAAAGACCATACACTGGTGCTGTTGGACACGGAGGGCCTGGGAGACGTGGAAAAG GGGGACACAAAAAATGATACCATGATCTTCTGTCTTGCTGTATTGCTGAGCAGTGCGCTGGTGTATAACAGCAAAGGGACTATTGATAACGATGCAATACAGAAGTTACA CTATGTGAAGGAATTGTCCGACCGAATCAAGGTGAAATCCTCAGATAACGAGGACGATGAGGCAGAGTTTTCTAGACACTTCCCAATCTTCATCTGGACAGTGCGAGACTTCAGTCTCCGCCTGGAACTGGAGGGACTTCCAGTCACAGAAGACGAGTATCTGGAGAATGCTCTGAAGCTGCAGAAAC CTGAGACGAGCCTCAGAGCCCAGAACTTCAACTTTCCCAGGAAGTGTCTCCACATGTATTTCGGAATTCGGAAATGCTTTGTGTTCGATCGCCCGGTGGCTGACAACGAAATTCTCCAGAAGGTCGAGGAGGAACCTGAGGAGAATCTCAGTCCGGCATTTGTGGCTCAGTCTAAGAAGTTCTGTGATTACATCTTCAATAACGCCGAAGCGAAATATTTGAATGGAATACACAGAGTTACTGGGACCA TCCTAGGCGGCCTTACAGAAACTTACATCAAAACCATAAGCAGCGGGGAGATCACCTGCATGGAGAACGCAGTCCTGTCTCTGTCTGAGAGTGAGAACAAGGCAGCAGTTCAGGAAGCCTCTAAGCACTATGAGAaggagatgagggagagagctgtgtTTCCAACCGAGACCATGAAGCAGTTTATGGATCTGAGTGGAGAGTGTGAGAAGGAAGCCCTTCAGATCTTCATGAGCAGGTCCTTCAAAGATAAGGACCATCAGTTCCAGACAGAACTCATG GGGATTGTACAGAAGGAAAAACGTGAGTTTTCCAGGCAGAATGAGGCAGCTTCCCAAAAGTATTGTCAGTCTCTGATAAAGAAGCACTCAGAGGACCTGGAGAAAGCGGTGTCTGACGCATCATACAGCGTTCCTGGGGGGCACCAGAAATTCAAGGCGGTGATGACACAAATTGTAGAAAAATACAATAAGGAACCTGGAAAGGGCATTCAG GCTGAAGAAGTTCTTCAGGAATTCCTAAAATCCAAGGAGACCATAGGTATCACCATCCTGAGGAGTGATGAAGCCCTAACTGAGAAGGAGAAAGAGATGGAAG agGTGAAAGCAGAGGCAGAAGccagagagatggagaagctcGTGTCCGAAGAGAAAGCGGCTCAGGAGAAGCAGGTGATGGAGGATCACAAGAGGACCTTTGAGGAGAACATGAAACAGTTGCATAAtaagatggagatggagagacggAAGATGCAGGATGACATGGACCGTATAATGTTCGAAAAGAGGAGG GAACAGCAGCACTATTTGCGGGAGGGATTTCCTGACCAGGCCAACATGTACAAAGCTCAGATTGATGGTCTGCAGAAGGAGAAAGGTGACATGGATGACCCCGCCTGGTATACCCCCATAGTGGAGAGCTTCAAGAGTGTTGTGAAGACAATCCTTCCTGATGTGTTTGCTGTGGGCGGAGATATTCTAAAAAAAGGAATACAGAATTATAAAGTTAACCTATAA
- the LOC142463615 gene encoding guanylate-binding protein 7-like isoform X1 gives MEPDTGLLFHFLSESGLGYRKHCCVPDKAATETRLWGSEARSVRSLAVSRDEQSPETEAWRCSLPVEITMDLSGKMAAPVCLIENSPEGKFVVGPTAKEILSKITQPVVVVAIVGLYRTGKSYLMNKLAGVNKGFELGATIQSHTKGIWMWCVPHPVKKDHTLVLLDTEGLGDVEKGDTKNDTMIFCLAVLLSSALVYNSKGTIDNDAIQKLHYVKELSDRIKVKSSDNEDDEAEFSRHFPIFIWTVRDFSLRLELEGLPVTEDEYLENALKLQKPETSLRAQNFNFPRKCLHMYFGIRKCFVFDRPVADNEILQKVEEEPEENLSPAFVAQSKKFCDYIFNNAEAKYLNGIHRVTGTILGGLTETYIKTISSGEITCMENAVLSLSESENKAAVQEASKHYEKEMRERAVFPTETMKQFMDLSGECEKEALQIFMSRSFKDKDHQFQTELMGIVQKEKREFSRQNEAASQKYCQSLIKKHSEDLEKAVSDASYSVPGGHQKFKAVMTQIVEKYNKEPGKGIQAEEVLQEFLKSKETIGITILRSDEALTEKEKEMEEVKAEAEAREMEKLVSEEKAAQEKQVMEDHKRTFEENMKQLHNKMEMERRKMQDDMDRIMFEKRREQQHYLREGFPDQANMYKAQIDGLQKEKGDMDDPAWYTPIVESFKSVVKTILPDVFAVGGDILKKGIQNYKVNL, from the exons CCCCTGAGACTGAAGCCTGGAGATGTTCTCTTCCAGTTGAGATAACAATGGATTTGAGTGGGAAGATGGCAGCCCCAGTCTGCCTCATTGAAAACTCCCCGGAAGGAAAGTTCGTTGTGGGCCCCACAGCCAAGGAGATCCTGTCCAAAATCACACAGCCCGTGGTGGTGGTGGCAATTGTCGGCTTGTATCGCACGGGAAAATCCTACCTCATGAACAAGCTGGCTGGAGTGAATAAAG GGTTTGAGCTTGGTGCCACCATCCAATCCCACACAAAAGGCATCTGGATGTGGTGTGTCCCACACCCCGTTAAAAAAGACCATACACTGGTGCTGTTGGACACGGAGGGCCTGGGAGACGTGGAAAAG GGGGACACAAAAAATGATACCATGATCTTCTGTCTTGCTGTATTGCTGAGCAGTGCGCTGGTGTATAACAGCAAAGGGACTATTGATAACGATGCAATACAGAAGTTACA CTATGTGAAGGAATTGTCCGACCGAATCAAGGTGAAATCCTCAGATAACGAGGACGATGAGGCAGAGTTTTCTAGACACTTCCCAATCTTCATCTGGACAGTGCGAGACTTCAGTCTCCGCCTGGAACTGGAGGGACTTCCAGTCACAGAAGACGAGTATCTGGAGAATGCTCTGAAGCTGCAGAAAC CTGAGACGAGCCTCAGAGCCCAGAACTTCAACTTTCCCAGGAAGTGTCTCCACATGTATTTCGGAATTCGGAAATGCTTTGTGTTCGATCGCCCGGTGGCTGACAACGAAATTCTCCAGAAGGTCGAGGAGGAACCTGAGGAGAATCTCAGTCCGGCATTTGTGGCTCAGTCTAAGAAGTTCTGTGATTACATCTTCAATAACGCCGAAGCGAAATATTTGAATGGAATACACAGAGTTACTGGGACCA TCCTAGGCGGCCTTACAGAAACTTACATCAAAACCATAAGCAGCGGGGAGATCACCTGCATGGAGAACGCAGTCCTGTCTCTGTCTGAGAGTGAGAACAAGGCAGCAGTTCAGGAAGCCTCTAAGCACTATGAGAaggagatgagggagagagctgtgtTTCCAACCGAGACCATGAAGCAGTTTATGGATCTGAGTGGAGAGTGTGAGAAGGAAGCCCTTCAGATCTTCATGAGCAGGTCCTTCAAAGATAAGGACCATCAGTTCCAGACAGAACTCATG GGGATTGTACAGAAGGAAAAACGTGAGTTTTCCAGGCAGAATGAGGCAGCTTCCCAAAAGTATTGTCAGTCTCTGATAAAGAAGCACTCAGAGGACCTGGAGAAAGCGGTGTCTGACGCATCATACAGCGTTCCTGGGGGGCACCAGAAATTCAAGGCGGTGATGACACAAATTGTAGAAAAATACAATAAGGAACCTGGAAAGGGCATTCAG GCTGAAGAAGTTCTTCAGGAATTCCTAAAATCCAAGGAGACCATAGGTATCACCATCCTGAGGAGTGATGAAGCCCTAACTGAGAAGGAGAAAGAGATGGAAG agGTGAAAGCAGAGGCAGAAGccagagagatggagaagctcGTGTCCGAAGAGAAAGCGGCTCAGGAGAAGCAGGTGATGGAGGATCACAAGAGGACCTTTGAGGAGAACATGAAACAGTTGCATAAtaagatggagatggagagacggAAGATGCAGGATGACATGGACCGTATAATGTTCGAAAAGAGGAGG GAACAGCAGCACTATTTGCGGGAGGGATTTCCTGACCAGGCCAACATGTACAAAGCTCAGATTGATGGTCTGCAGAAGGAGAAAGGTGACATGGATGACCCCGCCTGGTATACCCCCATAGTGGAGAGCTTCAAGAGTGTTGTGAAGACAATCCTTCCTGATGTGTTTGCTGTGGGCGGAGATATTCTAAAAAAAGGAATACAGAATTATAAAGTTAACCTATAA